The DNA region TGCTAGAAAAGAAGGGAGTAATTGTATTctttttaaagtggattttgaaaaggcataCGACAAAGTTAGTTGGAATTTCTTACGGTATATTTTGAAAAGGATGGGTTTTGGGGAAAAGTGGAGGAGGTGGATGAAGTTATTGGTGTTTTCTAGCAAAATGTCGATTTTGGTTAATGGGAGCCCAACAAAGGAGTTCGAGGTTTCTAGAGGCCTAAGGCAAGGTgatcctctttcaccttttctttttgtgttaGTAACGGAAGCTCTTTCGCGTCTTGTTAGAAAATCGGTTGAAGGTGGAGAATTCCAAAGTTTCACTTTTAGGGATTCTTGCAAGGTggacattcttcaatttgcggacgacactcTTACTGTGGGTAATGGTAATTGGAAGCATGTTTGGGCTCTAAGAGCAGTTCTCCGGGCTTTTGAACTTGTTTTGGGGCTAGGAATCAATTATCAAAAAAGTAAGTTAATTGGCATTAATTCTAATCTACATTTTCTTGAAGCGggatctttctttctctcttgtaAGTTGGAAGATagcaacttttatttttttaggtaTTCCTATTGGTTTTAATCCAAGGAAGGAAACCACTTGGAATCCTCTCTTGTTGAAAATGAAGAATAGGTTGGAAGGATGGACGAATCGTTTCTTAAATTTGGGAGGGAGAATCACACTTCTCAAATTCGTGCTTAGTTCCTTAAGtattttcactatgtctttttacaagatgccgaGAAAGGTGGTGAGAAAATTTACAAGCATTCAAAGCAATTTCTTGTGGGGCGGCTCGGAAGATAAAAGACGGATTCATTGGCTAAAGTGGGAGGATGTGAATCTCCCTTTGAAAAAAAGGAGGCTTAGGTGTAAAAAATTTGGCTTTTTTTAATTTGGTACTTCTTAACAAATAGAGGTGGCGGATTCTTCAAGGACAAAATTCATTATGGTTAAGGGTGTTGAAATCTCGGTATGGTGATGTAGCTTCTAAAGTGTTCGGGGGTGGCACGGAAAAGATAGTCTCCTCTTCTTGTTCCATGTGGTGGAAGGATATTGTAaggattttttcttctttttcccatGATCCTATTGCTAGTTGTAGCAAGTTTATTGTCCATAAGGGTTATAATACTCCTTTTTGGGAGTCCATTTGGTTGGAAGGCACcactttaaaaaattgttttccgGATTTGTTTCACGAGTCCCGTTTAAAGAATGTTTCGGTAGCGGCTATGGGAGGTTGGGTGGATGGTGTTTGGAAGTGGGGCGATTTTGGTCTTCCCGAAAATGTTAGGGACAATGGGGTCCGAATGGAGGAGGTCTTGGATTTGAAGGACAAAGTGACGACTTTTAGTGGGTGGTCGAGTGGGCATGATACGGTTAGTTGGACCGGTAATTCGGATTTGTGTTTTTCGGTAGGTTCTTGTTATGCTTTTTATGAGAATCTTAGTATTCCGTATGGTCCTCCAATTAATCATGCGGAGGTGTTCGGTATTTTGTGGGAGACGGAAGTGCCTTTCAAGATAAAAGCTTTCGGTTGGAGACTTTTTCACAATAGACTCCCGACGAAAGATTGCTTGACAGCTCGAGGTATGTCTTTTCCCATTGATGCTTTGAAGTGCATTTTTTGTGGATATAGTTTGGAATGTAGGAACCATTACTTTTTTAGTTGTTTGGTGGTGAAAAATATTTGGAGGAAGATAGTTTTTTGGGTGGGTAAAGGGGTTATTTTTGAAGAGGAGTGCCGGTCAAATTTTATGGAGTGGCGCCTACATTTTCATAGTAAAAAGGTGAAGGACAGAAAGTTGGGAGTTGTTTGGCTTGCGACTACTTGGATTCTTTGGTTGGTTAGAAACGGGCATTGTTTTCGGAAGGAGGCTTGGAATGTAAACAATACGGTTTGGAACATCAAGCTTTTGGTTCGGAAGTGGTCGTTTTTTGGGAAAATTACTCACCCCAATTATACTTTCTACGAGTTTAGTATGGACCCTTTGTATTATCTCTCGTgattgtaattggtttgtaatcttTCCGTTTTGTCCGATTTTGTCTGATTTTGTTCGTTTCTTTTGTAagcgggttggagaacccttagttctcttttCTTAATGAAATTCTTGCTTactaaaaaaacaaacaatattatTTATCTTAATATATTTCTTTCATTCAATTTTGAGAGGAATAACCAATGTTTAGTTTTTATAACTAATTCATATGGTTAACTAAATATAAAATGTTTTATATAAATTTTGCAACAGTGGGAGAAATGAGTTTTCACTTGAtgcatatataataattaattagacTCCTAGACTCACTTATTTCACAATTAGTTTTGggagagaaaaatatatttttcatgaatTTTATCCAATCTTATCTCATCCGGCCGGATgttatatataaaaacaattataaatatggaaaaataatattttgatgcttttgtattgaaataaattttaacttttcAAAAGAAATTTTAAGAAATTTAGGAGATAGTTAACTGATAGTTCAAAGTACAAAGTATGGGTAACAAAATGGAAGAATTCAATggataaatgaaaataaattattaaccAATTAACCATTTAATAATCAGTTGACAATCTACTTATTTTCTTATAagaaaatcaaattcaattcatcCCATAAAGATAAATTATATCCAATGCGTCCATTTACATATTTTGAATAGATGAATATTCATCCATAAATATAATTTggatgttttaattatttttcgaaataatttataaaaaaaatacaattctcTAGAAAaacttataaaacaatttttcat from Vicia villosa cultivar HV-30 ecotype Madison, WI unplaced genomic scaffold, Vvil1.0 ctg.002437F_1_1, whole genome shotgun sequence includes:
- the LOC131638809 gene encoding uncharacterized protein LOC131638809 — its product is MSSIVVDRWDVIGKMIGDRDISDHCPIWIMTDNNNWGPKPFKFNNEWFSFDSFIPFVEKEWLNLKVEGSEEGVRDVNFADERLDPISNSPSSFDDNLSLRKEASSRLWRNLRIRENMLLQKSKSKWIREGDSNSGFFHKVMSQRRRRNHIGPIVSSGTLVDSVEDVREVVFDHFANKFIETEENRPLLDGISFKEISREEAVRLEKPFLEHEIKEAVWNCGGSKSPGPDGCLYKVVAKVLARRLKCILNSIISPFQSTFVPGRQLLDGVLVANEVVDFARKEGSNCILFKVDFEKAYDKVSWNFLRYILKRMGFGEKWRRWMKLLVFSSKMSILVNGSPTKEFEVSRGLRQGDPLSPFLFVLVTEALSRLVRKSVEGGEFQSFTFRDSCKVDILQFADDTLTVGNGNWKHVWALRAVLRAFELVLGLGINYQKSIPIGFNPRKETTWNPLLLKMKNRLEGWTNRFLNLGGRITLLKFVLSSLSIFTMSFYKMPRKVRWRILQGQNSLWLRVLKSRYGDVASKVFGGGTEKIVSSSCSMWWKDIVRIFSSFSHDPIASCSKFIVHKGYNTPFWESIWLEGTTLKNCFPDLFHESRLKNVSVAAMGGWVDGVWKWGDFGLPENVRDNGVRMEEVLDLKDKVTTFSGWSSGHDTVSWTGNSDLCFSVGSCYAFYENLSIPYGPPINHAEVFGILWETEVPFKIKAFGWRLFHNRLPTKDCLTARGMSFPIDALKCIFCGYSLECRNHYFFSCLVVKNIWRKIVFWVGKGVIFEEECRSNFMEWRLHFHSKKVKDRKLGVVWLATTWILWLVRNGHCFRKEAWNVNNTVWNIKLLVRKWSFFGKITHPNYTFYEFSMDPLYYLS